Sequence from the Priestia megaterium genome:
GTTTAGTATTTCTTTTAATGCAGGTGTATCTTTTTGTTCAGAAATGAACACCCTTTTTTCAAAGTATTTAGCTAGCTCTAGCTGAACAATTTTTCTACCTTGATTTTCCTCGTCTCCACCTGTGTGTAAATAGAGATTATGTCCTTGTTCTTTAAGCTTATCTAATACTTCATACATATTTGGCAGAGGCTCTATCGGTACTTCAAATACACTTTGACCAATTTTCTTGACTCTTTCGACTCTATCTTCATGGATATCTTGATGATTTTGTTCACTAAAAAATAAATAAGTAGCTGCTAATGATTCTGGAAAACGAGAAGAGTGAAGGCCATACTTTTCGATACTTTTTAAATCTATCTCTAACTGCTTTTGTTTTATTTCTTCCTTAGTCAGATTCTCAAACCATTCCTGCAATTGAGCCACAAAAGCATTTATGGTGTCTCTAAAATATTTATTACAGTGAACAAGCGTATCGTCTAAATTAAAAATTAAGGTTTGCTTCTGCATTTCGTTAAATCCTTTCTACAATGGATGTACAGACAGTATATAAAAAAATACTAACCACTTTTATTACCTATCCACACCTAAAACCAAGATGAAATCTCCAATACGTTAGGAATAAGCAGTTGATTTACTATACTGAAATGAGAATATTTAGTGGAAAGATCCTTCTAGCGTATAAAATAGAAGGATCTTTTTATAAGATAAAAAGCTGCAGGATATCCCTGCTAATAAATATAACGTTCAAAATGTTTTCTATTCATGTTTGTTTTGAACGTAGAGGTACTCAGTCCTGAACGATTTATTAGCGGTTGGCTGCCTTCTTCTTTAGGTATATTCATTTCAAGACCTTGTATAGTGAAAGGATCATACATATACGTTGTTCGTTCAGTTTCTGTATGCGACATTAACTTCACCTCTATTAATAGCCCTCATTTTTTTAAATCATGTTAACTCGTTTACAGCAGGTTCTTTAATGAAAATATCTACGTTTCATAGGTCTTTTCGCTAAAAAAGATCCGCCGTTTTCTACTTTTTTTATTAAGTTGTAATTTCTTGTGTCTCTTCACCTTCAAGGTCAGTAAAGAAATTTTCTAAGGTTTCCCTTGGGTCAAGAGCACGCCCATCCTCTTCGACGACACGGTTAAGCGTAGGATCATTATTGCTATCCTTATTTTTATAGTTGTTATAATCGACTCTTTCTGCAATTCCTGAATTATCAACGCCTTTAAAGTCTTTCTTTGGCATAAAAACACCTCCTAGCCCTATTGTTTGAAAATTTGAAGAGAAAATAAGTGGAAGGTTAAGTTATATTTTTATTTCCCGAGAATTAAATAGATACTTGTTGCTAAGAGACATGTACAACATGCTTAATTGTTTTACGAAATGGGGAAACTAAAACGTCAAAATTTAATTTACTGAGGAGGAATATAAGTGGAAAGAAATCCAAGCACAAGACAGTTTCAGGATGATTTAAAGCAGTATCAAATGCCAGAGTCAGTAAAGCAACAAAAATCAGGAACTTATCGAGTCGGATTTGAATCAAACACTGGAATTGAAAAAGTACAAAATCAGCAAGAAGGAAGAGAAAATAAATAAGTTTGATCACTCTATACTTTTACATGACGAGGAGGGCATCCCATGGATCAACAAAAAATGTTAGCAAATGAATTAAGTAACATGCTTACAGAAAATAAGCTGCCGATTACAATTGAAGAAGATATCCATGAAATTTGCAGAGGTTTACAATCAGGTGAAATTAGCGTGAATGATTTGAAAGAAAAAGACCCTTTTGTTGTAAATGCAGTTCAAGAAGCAATGGGTAGAATAACTAAACACAATTCTTAAAATAGCTATAAAAAGCAATCATTTTTATTAAGCCAAAGACTAACTCTTTAAAGAGTTAGTCTTTTATCATTCAAATGGTATACACATGAACATGAAAAAAGAATGACAAACGAAATGTCATTCTCTCTCTTACACATGGCAAGCGTTTAGTTTTTAGTCACAAGGAAATGAAACATCTAATCCCACTTTTTACAGTGTCGGTTGTTTCTAAAAATTAGTATGTCATTCTAATAAGGAAATATACATCCATTATTTACCACGAATGCATTTCTTCCACAATAGGAAACTTAAGAAAAACAAGGAGGTGACACAACATGGCAAACAACAAAAGCAGCAACAACAATGAATTATTAGTATACGGTGCTGAACAAGCAATCGATCAAATGAAATATGAAATCGCTAGCGAATTTGGTGTAAACCTTGGTGCTGATACAACTGCACGTGCAAACGGATCAGTAGGTGGCGAAATCACAAAACGTCTTGTACAAATGGCTGAGCAACAACTTGGCGGCGGACGTTTCTAAGACAACTTTATAATTGATGGCTGAAGGAAGAATGGGTCTCCATTCTTCCTTTTTGTTCGAATAAAAAAGGAAGGAGAGATTATATGCAGCAAAATCAATCAGCTAAAGAAAATGCGGGTTTTACTGAGAAACCAGCAGCTTCTGCAACAAATGCACAAAAAGTAAAACAAGAAATCCAAAGAGACGTAAGTGAAGGACAAGGTGCAATGACTTCTCGAGAAGCAGGTGCAATGCGCGATTAAAAATCAATTTGAGCGGTTTTTAATCACGGACTCTTTGTACAAAAACCTAAAAAAGTACCTCGATTAACCGAGGTACTTTTAGCAGTCTACTCTATTTCGATGCGGAAGATGCTGTGATTTCGGCTGTGTTTCATCGGGTCCATACTGTTGAAAAACAAAGGAAAACAGTCTAATCCCTAATATATATAAGTCGAGCCTGCCTTGTCCACCTGAAAAATGATTAGTTTGTATTTTGTCCCCCGCCATTCAGCCCTTCTTTTATGTACGCGTTAACCTTACTATTTGAAAGCAATCCAATATGTCCAATGCCATAAAGCTGAATATTTCTTGCTCCTTGCAGCCTAGAGAGACTATTAACAACAATTTGATCATTTATGCTGTAGATCGACGTATAAAGAATTTTTTGATTGAGATCTGTACCTGGGAGTGCTGTCGAAGAAACTAAACCATTCGCTCCTCCTAACGTCACGACATTTTCAATCTTATCCCCTCCCCCTAGATATTTAATATAGTACAGCGTGTTTGCTCCCCCCATACTATGAGCAACAATATCTACCTTCTTAGCTCCCGTCTCCCGTCTCTTTCAACACTTGATCAACGTATCGAGCAAGCTGAGGTCCATTATTCAAATTGTTGCCTGTCTTATCTATAAAATCAATAGCATAAAGATCATTGCGATCCCACCCTTGAGCAATTAAATAGTTTTTGATAGCAATAAAGTTATAGGACGCACCGCTGATTCCATGAACAAGAACAACCGGATTGTGATGTGCTTCAGCCTTAACATTCGAAGGCTGAATTCCTAATGCAGATACAACCAGGGATAAAGCAAAAATTAATGCGACAAACTTTTTCTTCATTTCTTTTCTCCTCCTCAAAATATGTAAATAACAACATCTATAGATTATATATAAAAATCCTAATATGGTAAACTTATACTTATGAGGTATTTAAAGTTATATCCATTTGTTATCTATGAGTATTTTTATAATTTATATGACAAAAATCCTCACCTAAGCTTTTCTGTAAAAAATAAGGAGGCGAAGAAAGTTGCATTGGATTTATCTATGTTTAGCTATTCTTTTTGAAGTTGCTGGAACTACGACCATGAAGTTATCAGACGGCTTTACTAAAGTTATGCCAAGTGTATTGCTTATACTTTTTTATATTTGTAGTTTATGCTTTTTGACATTAACGTTAAAAAGTTTAGAGGTTTCAATTGCTTACGCTATTTGGTCAGGTATGGGGATTATAATTATTACGCTAA
This genomic interval carries:
- a CDS encoding HAD family hydrolase, encoding MQKQTLIFNLDDTLVHCNKYFRDTINAFVAQLQEWFENLTKEEIKQKQLEIDLKSIEKYGLHSSRFPESLAATYLFFSEQNHQDIHEDRVERVKKIGQSVFEVPIEPLPNMYEVLDKLKEQGHNLYLHTGGDEENQGRKIVQLELAKYFEKRVFISEQKDTPALKEILNQIKYDPKKTWMIGNSLKTDIRPAVEVGIHAIHVPSELEWSYNQVKIDIAPKGKLITVNSLLEVPEIIQKHAQETVVST
- a CDS encoding DMT family transporter, coding for MHWIYLCLAILFEVAGTTTMKLSDGFTKVMPSVLLILFYICSLCFLTLTLKSLEVSIAYAIWSGMGIIIITLIGFMYFNESVSLLKIVAIALIIIGVVTLNITGEKEADTSKSTLEEHIR
- a CDS encoding alpha/beta-type small acid-soluble spore protein, whose translation is MANNKSSNNNELLVYGAEQAIDQMKYEIASEFGVNLGADTTARANGSVGGEITKRLVQMAEQQLGGGRF